The following are from one region of the Capsicum annuum cultivar UCD-10X-F1 chromosome 1, UCD10Xv1.1, whole genome shotgun sequence genome:
- the LOC107855316 gene encoding abscisic acid receptor PYL9: MVSIMNNVERRSSSNSSSSEDEYIRRHHRHDVRDDQCSSSLVKHIKAPVHLVWSLVRRFDQPQRYKPFVSRCIVQGDLEIGSVREVNVKSGLPATTSKERLELLDDDEHIFGVRIVGGDHRLRNYSSIITVHPEIIEGRPGTMVVESFVVDVPDGNTKDETCYFVEALIRCNLKSLADVSERLAVQGHMEPIDRM, translated from the exons ATGGTCAGCATAATGAACAACGTTGAAAGGAggagtagtagtaatagtagtagtagtgaAGATGAGTATATTAGGAGACATCATAGGCATGATGTTAGAGATGATCAGTGTAGTTCTTCACTTGTAAAGCATATTAAAGCTCCTGTTCATCTT GTTTGGTCATTAGTGAGGAGGTTTGATCAACCACAAAGGTATAAACCATTTGTTAGCAGATGCATCGTGCAAGGGGACCTTGAAATCGGAAGTGTTAGAGAAGTGAATGTTAAGTCAGGACTCCCAGCTACCACAAGCAAGGAGAGGTTGGAGCTTCTAGATGATGACGAGCACATCTTTGGTGTAAGGATTGTGGGTGGAGATCACAGACTTAGG AACTACTCATCAATTATCACTGTTCACCCGGAGATCATTGAAGGAAGACCTGGAACAATGGTAGTCGAGTCATTTGTGGTGGATGTTCCAGATGGGAATACCAAGGATGAAACATGCTACTTTGTCGAGGCCCTCATCCGCTGTAACCTCAAATCACTAGCTGATGTGTCAGAGCGTTTAGCCGTGCAAGGCCATATGGAGCCTATCGACAGAATGTAG